In Amycolatopsis jiangsuensis, the following proteins share a genomic window:
- the serA gene encoding phosphoglycerate dehydrogenase, which translates to MTKPSKPVVLIAEKLAPSVLSVFGDEVEVRQVDGTDRPALLEAVKSADALLVRSATKVDAEVLAATTQLKVVARAGVGLDNVEIPPATERGVLVVNAPTSNIVSAAEHAVALLLSVARRVPAADQSLRGGEWKRSSYSGIEINGKTVGVVGLGKIGQLVSERLAAFGTKIIAYDPYVSAARAAQLGIELVTLDELLGRADAISIHLPKTPETKGLIDAEALKKTKQGVIIVNAARGGLIDEDALAEAIRSGHVGGAGIDVFVTEPTTASPLFELPNVVVTPHLGASTAEAQDRAGTDVARSVLLALRGDFVPDAVNVSGGGSVGEHVRPYLSLTQKLGQVLTALSPKAPTSVTVAVKGELSSEDTSVLQLAALRGVFAGVVEDQVTFVNAPRLAEELGVQVDLVSESESPKFRSLVTVRAVHGDGATLTVSGSVTGKDEVEKIVEVNGRHFDLRAEGDVLLLEYPDRPGVMGRVGTLLGEAGINIEAAQISQTTDGSDAVMLLRVDRHVDGNVLEPIGATVGAHTIRAVDFS; encoded by the coding sequence GTGACCAAGCCCAGCAAGCCCGTCGTCCTCATCGCGGAGAAGCTCGCGCCGTCCGTGCTGAGTGTGTTCGGCGACGAGGTAGAGGTCCGGCAGGTGGACGGGACCGACCGTCCCGCGCTGCTCGAGGCGGTGAAGAGCGCCGACGCGCTCCTGGTCCGGTCCGCGACCAAGGTCGACGCCGAGGTGCTCGCCGCGACCACGCAGCTCAAGGTCGTCGCCCGGGCCGGCGTCGGCCTGGACAACGTCGAGATCCCGCCGGCCACCGAGCGGGGCGTGCTCGTGGTCAACGCGCCGACGTCGAACATCGTCTCCGCCGCCGAACACGCGGTCGCGCTGCTGCTCTCGGTTGCCCGGCGGGTGCCGGCCGCGGACCAGAGCCTGCGCGGTGGCGAGTGGAAGCGCAGCTCGTACTCCGGGATCGAGATCAACGGCAAGACCGTCGGTGTGGTCGGCCTCGGCAAGATCGGGCAGCTGGTCAGCGAGCGGCTGGCCGCGTTCGGCACCAAGATCATCGCCTACGACCCCTACGTCTCGGCCGCCCGCGCCGCGCAGCTCGGCATCGAGCTGGTGACTCTCGACGAGCTGCTGGGCCGCGCCGACGCGATCTCCATCCACCTGCCGAAGACGCCGGAGACCAAGGGCCTGATCGACGCGGAAGCGCTCAAGAAGACCAAGCAGGGCGTCATCATCGTCAACGCGGCCCGCGGTGGCCTCATCGACGAGGACGCCCTCGCCGAGGCGATCCGCAGCGGGCACGTCGGCGGTGCCGGGATCGACGTGTTCGTCACCGAGCCGACCACGGCCAGCCCGCTGTTCGAGCTGCCGAACGTCGTGGTCACCCCGCACCTGGGGGCGTCCACCGCGGAGGCACAGGACCGCGCGGGCACCGACGTCGCCCGGTCGGTGCTGCTCGCGCTGCGCGGCGACTTCGTGCCGGACGCGGTCAACGTGTCCGGCGGCGGTTCGGTGGGCGAGCACGTGCGGCCGTATCTCTCGCTGACGCAGAAGCTCGGCCAGGTGCTCACCGCGCTCAGCCCGAAGGCGCCGACCTCGGTGACCGTGGCGGTGAAGGGTGAGCTGTCCAGTGAGGACACTTCGGTGCTGCAGCTCGCCGCCCTGCGCGGCGTCTTCGCCGGCGTGGTCGAGGACCAGGTCACCTTCGTCAACGCGCCGCGGTTGGCCGAGGAGCTGGGTGTGCAGGTGGACCTCGTGTCCGAATCGGAAAGCCCGAAGTTCCGCAGTCTCGTCACGGTGCGCGCGGTGCACGGCGACGGCGCCACGCTGACCGTGTCCGGCTCGGTCACCGGCAAGGACGAGGTGGAGAAGATCGTCGAGGTCAACGGGCGGCACTTCGACCTGCGGGCCGAGGGTGACGTGCTGTTGCTCGAGTACCCGGACCGGCCGGGTGTGATGGGCCGCGTCGGCACCCTGCTCGGCGAGGCCGGCATCAACATCGAGGCGGCGCAGATCAGCCAGACCACCGACGGATCCGACGCGGTGATGCTGCTGCGCGTCGACCGGCACGTGGACGGCAACGTGCTGGAGCCGATCGGCGCCACGGTCGGCGCGCACACCATCCGCGCGGTCGACTTCAGCTAG
- a CDS encoding DUF397 domain-containing protein: protein MSERPTADRAAGQPDDKAHIRHELDLTGVAWTRAEPEGETLEHCVEYALVPHTDGLTYVALRQPAEPDGAVLIFTPTEWDAFTNGVRAGEFELPEDLAAG, encoded by the coding sequence ATGAGTGAGCGCCCTACTGCCGACCGCGCTGCCGGCCAACCGGACGACAAGGCGCACATCCGGCACGAGCTCGATCTCACCGGCGTCGCCTGGACCCGCGCCGAACCGGAGGGGGAGACGCTCGAGCACTGTGTCGAGTACGCCCTCGTCCCGCACACCGATGGCCTCACCTACGTCGCCCTCCGCCAGCCGGCCGAACCGGACGGAGCGGTGCTGATCTTCACGCCGACGGAGTGGGACGCTTTCACCAACGGCGTGCGGGCCGGAGAGTTCGAGCTGCCGGAGGACCTGGCCGCGGGGTGA
- the ilvC gene encoding ketol-acid reductoisomerase encodes MAVEIFYDDDADLSIIQGRKVAVIGYGSQGHAHSLSLRDSGVDVRIGLQEGSKSRAKAEEQGLRVLTVAEASAEADVIMILAPDTKQRFIYDEHIAPNLKDGDAIFFGHGFNIRYDLIKPPAGVDVAMVAPKGPGHLVRRQFVDGKGVPCLIAVEQDASGGAQALALSYAAAIGGARAGVIKTTFTEETETDLFGEQAVLCGGASALVQTGFEVLTEAGYAPEIAYFEVLHELKLIVDLMYEGGIARQRYSISDTAEYGDLTRGPRVISPAVKEEMKKILGEIQDGTFAREWVAEDEAGRPNFTKLEDQGNQHPIEATGKKLRDLMSWVDRPITETA; translated from the coding sequence ATGGCAGTGGAAATCTTCTACGACGACGACGCCGACCTCTCGATCATCCAGGGTCGCAAGGTCGCCGTGATCGGCTACGGCAGCCAGGGCCACGCCCACTCGCTGAGCCTGCGCGACTCGGGTGTCGACGTCCGGATCGGCCTGCAGGAGGGGTCGAAGTCACGCGCCAAGGCCGAGGAGCAGGGCCTGCGCGTGCTGACCGTCGCCGAGGCGTCGGCCGAGGCGGACGTGATCATGATCCTCGCCCCGGACACCAAGCAGCGGTTCATCTACGACGAGCACATCGCGCCCAACCTCAAGGACGGCGACGCGATCTTCTTCGGGCACGGCTTCAACATCCGCTACGACCTGATCAAGCCGCCTGCCGGTGTGGACGTCGCGATGGTCGCCCCGAAGGGCCCGGGTCACCTGGTCCGCCGCCAGTTCGTGGACGGCAAGGGCGTGCCCTGCCTGATCGCGGTCGAGCAGGACGCCTCCGGCGGCGCGCAGGCGCTGGCGCTGTCCTACGCCGCCGCCATCGGCGGTGCGCGGGCGGGCGTCATCAAGACGACGTTCACCGAGGAGACCGAGACCGACCTCTTCGGCGAGCAGGCGGTCCTCTGCGGGGGCGCGTCGGCGCTGGTGCAGACCGGGTTCGAGGTGCTCACCGAGGCCGGGTACGCCCCGGAGATCGCCTACTTCGAGGTGCTGCACGAGCTGAAGCTGATCGTCGACCTGATGTACGAGGGCGGCATCGCCCGGCAGCGGTACTCCATCTCCGACACCGCCGAGTACGGCGACCTCACCCGCGGCCCGCGCGTGATCTCGCCGGCCGTCAAAGAGGAGATGAAGAAGATCCTCGGTGAGATCCAGGACGGCACGTTCGCCCGGGAGTGGGTCGCCGAGGACGAGGCCGGCCGCCCGAACTTCACCAAGCTCGAGGACCAGGGCAACCAGCACCCGATCGAGGCGACGGGCAAGAAGCTGCGCGACCTGATGTCGTGGGTGGACCGCCCGATCACCGAGACCGCCTGA
- the ilvN gene encoding acetolactate synthase small subunit — protein sequence MTVHTLSVLVENKPGVLARVSGLFSRRGFNIESLAVGPTENPEVSRMTIVVAVEELPLEQVTKQLNKLVNVIKIVELEAGSAVQRELLLVKVRADATVRSQVLETVQLFRAKVVDVSPEALTVEATGTSDKIGALLRMLEPYGIRELVQSGMVAVGRGARSITATSPR from the coding sequence ATGACCGTCCACACGCTGAGCGTGCTGGTCGAGAACAAGCCCGGTGTGCTGGCCCGGGTCTCCGGCCTGTTCTCCCGCCGTGGTTTCAACATCGAGTCCCTCGCCGTCGGGCCCACGGAAAACCCCGAGGTCTCCCGCATGACGATCGTGGTCGCCGTTGAGGAGCTACCGCTCGAACAGGTGACCAAACAGCTCAACAAGCTGGTGAACGTGATCAAGATCGTGGAGCTGGAAGCGGGCAGCGCGGTGCAGCGGGAACTGCTGCTCGTCAAGGTCCGGGCCGACGCCACCGTGCGCAGCCAGGTGCTCGAGACCGTCCAGCTCTTCCGCGCCAAGGTGGTGGACGTCTCGCCGGAGGCGCTCACCGTCGAGGCGACCGGCACGTCGGACAAGATCGGCGCGCTGCTGCGGATGCTGGAGCCGTACGGCATCCGGGAACTCGTGCAGTCCGGCATGGTCGCGGTGGGTCGCGGGGCCCGCTCGATCACCGCCACCTCACCCCGCTGA
- a CDS encoding acetolactate synthase large subunit: protein MTSATSHSDAKPGPTAPGVPGARPKPTPPAGTPVRVTGAQSLVRSLEAVGAEVVFGIPGGTILPAYDPLLDSTKVRHVLVRHEQGAGHAATGYAQATGKVGVCMATSGPGATNLVTPLADANMDSVPVVAITGQQSRGLIGTDAFQEADICGITMPITKHNFLVTDPAEIPQAIAEAFHLAATGRPGPVLVDIPKDVLQEMTSFSWPPELRLPGYRPTLRPHGKQVREAAKLIAEARRPVLYVGGGVLKAEAAGALLELAELTGIPVATTLMARGAFPDSHRQHVGMPGMHGSVGAVASMQRADLLIALGARFDDRVTGQLSTFAPEAKVVHADIDPAEISKNRKADVPIVGDCQEIITELIAAVRAEFEHNGAPDLADWWTQVDSWCETYPMGYEWPDDGSLSPQYVIERIGELAGPDAVYAAGVGQHQMWAAQFVKYEKPRTWINSGGLGTMGFAVPAAMGAQFGLPGTQVWAIDGDGCFQMTNQELATCAIEGAPIKVAVINNGNLGMVRQWQNLFYSERYSNTDLGTHKHRIPDFTLLAEALGCAGLRCETKADVDATIRRAMEINDRPVVIDFVVGKDAQVWPMVAAGTGNDEIMAVRGIRPLFDDDEVSREAIEAAAAEGEQA, encoded by the coding sequence ATGACCAGTGCCACGTCGCACAGCGACGCGAAGCCCGGGCCGACCGCGCCCGGTGTCCCCGGAGCACGTCCGAAACCGACCCCGCCGGCCGGTACGCCGGTGCGGGTCACCGGCGCGCAGTCGCTCGTCCGCTCGCTCGAGGCGGTCGGCGCCGAGGTCGTCTTCGGCATTCCGGGTGGCACCATTCTCCCCGCCTACGATCCGTTGCTCGACTCGACGAAGGTGCGGCACGTCCTCGTCCGGCACGAACAGGGCGCCGGGCACGCCGCCACCGGCTACGCGCAGGCCACCGGCAAGGTCGGCGTCTGCATGGCCACCTCCGGGCCGGGTGCGACGAACCTGGTCACCCCGCTGGCGGACGCGAACATGGACTCGGTTCCGGTCGTCGCGATCACCGGGCAGCAGTCGCGTGGCCTGATCGGCACGGACGCGTTCCAGGAAGCCGACATCTGCGGCATCACGATGCCGATCACCAAGCACAACTTCCTCGTCACCGATCCGGCCGAGATCCCGCAGGCGATCGCCGAGGCGTTCCACCTGGCCGCCACCGGACGGCCCGGCCCGGTGCTCGTCGACATCCCCAAGGACGTGCTGCAGGAGATGACGTCGTTCTCCTGGCCGCCCGAGCTGCGCCTGCCGGGTTACCGCCCGACGCTGCGGCCGCACGGCAAGCAGGTCCGCGAAGCGGCGAAGCTCATCGCCGAAGCGCGCCGTCCCGTGCTCTACGTCGGCGGTGGCGTGCTCAAGGCCGAGGCCGCCGGGGCGCTGCTCGAACTCGCCGAGCTGACGGGGATCCCGGTCGCGACCACGCTGATGGCTCGCGGCGCGTTCCCCGATTCGCACCGTCAGCACGTCGGCATGCCCGGCATGCACGGTTCGGTCGGTGCGGTCGCCTCGATGCAGCGAGCGGACCTGCTGATCGCGCTCGGCGCCCGCTTCGACGACCGGGTCACCGGTCAGCTCTCGACGTTCGCGCCGGAGGCGAAGGTCGTGCACGCGGACATCGATCCCGCCGAGATCTCCAAGAACCGCAAGGCCGACGTGCCGATCGTGGGGGACTGCCAGGAGATCATCACCGAGCTGATCGCCGCGGTGCGGGCCGAGTTCGAGCACAACGGCGCACCGGACCTCGCCGACTGGTGGACCCAGGTCGACTCGTGGTGCGAGACGTACCCGATGGGCTACGAATGGCCGGACGACGGTTCGCTGTCGCCGCAGTACGTCATCGAGCGGATCGGCGAGCTGGCCGGACCGGACGCGGTGTACGCCGCGGGGGTCGGCCAGCACCAGATGTGGGCCGCCCAGTTCGTCAAGTACGAGAAGCCGCGCACCTGGATCAACTCCGGCGGGCTCGGCACCATGGGCTTCGCCGTGCCGGCCGCGATGGGCGCGCAGTTCGGCCTGCCCGGCACGCAGGTGTGGGCGATCGACGGCGACGGCTGCTTCCAGATGACCAACCAGGAGCTGGCCACGTGCGCCATCGAGGGCGCGCCAATCAAGGTCGCCGTGATCAACAACGGCAACCTGGGCATGGTCCGCCAATGGCAGAACCTGTTCTACTCGGAGCGCTACTCCAACACCGACCTCGGCACGCACAAGCACCGTATCCCGGACTTCACGCTGCTGGCCGAGGCGCTCGGTTGCGCCGGCCTGCGCTGCGAGACCAAGGCGGACGTCGACGCCACCATCCGGCGGGCGATGGAGATCAACGACCGCCCCGTCGTGATCGACTTCGTCGTGGGGAAGGATGCTCAGGTGTGGCCGATGGTCGCCGCGGGCACCGGTAACGACGAGATCATGGCCGTGCGCGGCATCCGGCCGCTGTTCGACGACGACGAGGTCTCGCGCGAAGCCATCGAGGCCGCCGCCGCGGAGGGAGAGCAAGCATGA
- a CDS encoding PH domain-containing protein, which translates to MAEKEQDQRADEGRKAVFRIPSTAYLAIGLLIVCVTPVALGEIGGFQWLYVFPLALLVFVARTRTVATREGLNVRTVFGKRDLPWSSLKGLAITNKARVRAVLGDDTQVALPTVRTRHLPVLALVSEGKIKDPSGVLSDEELGAPAAGQPNPSAQPREAAAETAPSEGEPSE; encoded by the coding sequence GTGGCCGAAAAAGAGCAGGACCAGCGCGCGGACGAGGGCCGGAAGGCCGTTTTCCGGATCCCCAGCACGGCGTACCTGGCGATCGGCCTGCTGATCGTGTGTGTGACTCCGGTCGCACTCGGGGAGATCGGCGGATTCCAGTGGCTGTACGTCTTCCCACTCGCGCTGCTCGTGTTCGTCGCGCGCACCCGCACAGTCGCGACGAGGGAGGGCCTGAACGTCCGGACCGTCTTCGGCAAGCGCGACCTGCCGTGGTCGTCCCTGAAAGGCTTGGCGATCACGAACAAGGCACGCGTGCGAGCAGTCCTCGGCGATGACACTCAGGTTGCACTGCCCACCGTGCGGACGCGGCATCTGCCCGTGTTGGCACTGGTGAGCGAGGGGAAGATCAAGGACCCGTCCGGTGTGCTGAGCGACGAGGAACTGGGGGCGCCGGCTGCCGGGCAGCCGAACCCTTCCGCGCAGCCGCGAGAGGCCGCGGCCGAGACCGCGCCGTCCGAAGGTGAACCGAGCGAGTAG
- the ilvD gene encoding dihydroxy-acid dehydratase: MPHLRSRTTTHGRNAAGARSLWRATGMTDSDFGKPIVAIANSYTQFVPGHVHLKDLGEIVAEAVAEAGGIAREFHTIAVDDGIAMGHSGMLYSLPSREIIADSVEYMVNAHQADALVCISNCDKITPGMLNAAMRLNVPTVFVSGGPMEAGKAVVVEGVAQAPTDLITTIAASANSAIDEEGLSTVERSACPTCGSCSGMFTANSMNCLTEALGLSLPGNGSTLATHAARRDLFSNAGRTVVELCKRWYGGDDESVLPRSVATKEAFENAMALDMAMGGSTNTVLHILAAAQEGEIDFTISDIDEIGRRVPCLSKVAPNSDYHMEDVHRAGGIPAILGELHRGGLLNTSVHSVHSPDLDTWLGEWDIRAESASEKALELFHAAPGGVRTTQAFSTENRWSSLDTDAAGGCIRDVEHAYTKDGGLAILRGNLAENGAVIKAAGIDEDLWHFEGPARVLESQEEAVSAILKKEIQPGEVLVIRYEGPAGGPGMQEMLHPTAFLKGSGLGKKCALITDGRFSGGSSGISVGHISPEAAAGGLIGLVENGDRVLLDIHQRRLELLVEPEILAERRAKMDLSERPWQPKERQRPITSALRAYARMATSADTGAVRDPNR; encoded by the coding sequence GTGCCGCACCTCCGTTCCCGGACCACCACCCACGGCCGCAACGCGGCGGGCGCGCGCTCGCTCTGGCGCGCGACCGGAATGACCGACAGTGACTTCGGCAAGCCGATCGTCGCGATCGCCAACTCCTACACCCAGTTCGTGCCCGGCCACGTGCATCTCAAAGACTTGGGCGAGATCGTCGCCGAGGCGGTCGCCGAGGCCGGCGGCATCGCGCGCGAATTCCACACCATCGCGGTCGACGACGGTATCGCGATGGGCCACTCGGGCATGCTCTACTCGCTGCCCTCGCGCGAGATCATCGCGGATTCCGTGGAGTACATGGTCAACGCGCACCAGGCCGACGCACTCGTGTGCATCTCCAACTGCGACAAGATCACGCCGGGCATGCTGAACGCCGCGATGCGGCTCAACGTCCCGACGGTGTTCGTGTCCGGCGGGCCGATGGAGGCCGGAAAGGCTGTGGTCGTCGAAGGTGTCGCGCAGGCGCCCACCGACCTGATCACCACCATCGCGGCCTCCGCGAACTCGGCGATCGACGAAGAGGGCCTGTCCACCGTCGAACGCTCCGCGTGCCCCACCTGCGGTTCCTGCTCGGGCATGTTCACCGCGAACTCGATGAACTGCCTCACCGAAGCGCTCGGCCTTTCCCTGCCGGGCAACGGTTCCACGCTCGCCACGCACGCGGCACGGCGCGATCTGTTCTCGAACGCCGGACGCACCGTGGTCGAGCTGTGCAAGCGCTGGTACGGCGGCGACGACGAATCCGTGCTGCCCCGCTCGGTCGCCACGAAGGAAGCGTTCGAGAACGCGATGGCGCTCGACATGGCCATGGGCGGGTCCACGAACACCGTGCTGCACATCCTCGCCGCCGCGCAGGAAGGCGAGATCGACTTCACGATCAGCGACATCGACGAGATCGGCCGGCGGGTGCCGTGCCTGTCCAAGGTCGCGCCGAACTCCGACTACCACATGGAAGACGTGCACCGTGCCGGTGGCATCCCCGCGATCCTCGGCGAACTGCACCGTGGTGGTCTCCTGAACACCAGCGTGCACTCGGTGCACTCCCCCGACCTCGACACCTGGCTGGGCGAGTGGGACATCCGCGCCGAGTCCGCGTCGGAGAAGGCGCTCGAACTGTTCCACGCCGCCCCGGGCGGGGTGCGCACGACGCAGGCGTTCTCCACGGAAAACCGCTGGTCGTCCCTCGACACCGACGCTGCGGGCGGCTGCATCCGCGACGTCGAGCACGCCTACACGAAGGACGGCGGCCTGGCGATCCTGCGCGGCAACCTCGCCGAGAACGGCGCGGTGATCAAGGCCGCGGGCATCGACGAGGACCTGTGGCACTTCGAGGGCCCGGCGCGGGTGCTGGAGAGCCAGGAGGAAGCCGTGTCGGCGATCCTCAAGAAGGAAATCCAGCCGGGTGAGGTGCTGGTGATCCGGTACGAGGGCCCGGCGGGTGGTCCCGGAATGCAGGAGATGCTGCATCCCACGGCGTTCCTCAAGGGTTCCGGCCTGGGCAAGAAGTGCGCCCTCATCACCGACGGCCGGTTCTCCGGCGGCTCGTCGGGCATCTCGGTGGGCCACATCTCCCCGGAAGCGGCAGCGGGCGGGCTGATCGGCCTGGTCGAGAACGGCGACCGGGTCCTGCTGGACATCCACCAGCGCCGCCTCGAGCTCCTCGTGGAGCCGGAAATCCTGGCCGAACGCCGGGCGAAGATGGACCTGTCCGAACGGCCGTGGCAGCCGAAGGAACGCCAGCGCCCGATCACCTCCGCCCTGCGCGCTTACGCCCGGATGGCCACCTCGGCCGACACCGGCGCAGTCCGGGACCCGAACCGCTGA
- a CDS encoding DoxX family protein, producing MTSQGDDYQTDLLSGVEDSTSNDYDEPRQGGLGFGLLILRLGLGVIMGAHGLQHLFGAFGGPGVGGFAHALEMFGYHKQTTLLSWITGITEVAGGALVIVGLFTPLAAAGLLGVAANIVYAKFHGGFFQGDGRGWEFELLLGLSALALIFTGAGRISLEVNTPWRKRPLPLGIISLLLAAAASVVVIVLTR from the coding sequence GTGACCAGTCAAGGGGACGACTACCAGACCGACCTGCTGTCCGGCGTCGAAGACTCCACGAGCAACGACTACGACGAGCCCCGGCAGGGTGGCCTCGGCTTCGGCCTGCTCATCCTGCGGCTCGGACTGGGCGTGATCATGGGCGCGCACGGGCTTCAGCACCTGTTCGGCGCCTTCGGCGGCCCGGGCGTCGGCGGATTCGCGCACGCGCTCGAAATGTTCGGCTACCACAAGCAGACGACCTTGCTGTCCTGGATAACCGGGATCACTGAGGTCGCGGGTGGTGCGCTGGTGATCGTCGGCCTATTCACCCCGCTCGCGGCGGCCGGGCTGCTCGGCGTCGCGGCCAATATCGTCTACGCGAAGTTCCACGGAGGTTTTTTCCAGGGCGACGGTCGTGGCTGGGAGTTCGAGCTGCTGCTCGGGCTGTCCGCGCTCGCGCTGATCTTCACCGGAGCCGGCCGCATTTCGCTGGAGGTGAACACGCCCTGGCGGAAACGGCCGTTGCCGCTGGGGATCATCTCGCTGCTGCTGGCGGCGGCAGCTTCCGTGGTGGTCATCGTCCTGACCCGCTGA
- a CDS encoding 2-hydroxyacid dehydrogenase: MTVTVLVPDDEGVAALSEVPLVQAVRYQWGDPVPPEAAKAEVLIPGRHPAGDELWRDLPNLKLVQLLSAGADDWIGKVPDGVLLSTCRGAHGGSMAEWVVAVLLSMYRRLDVFAAAQRAARWERMTSETLQGQHVLVVGAGDLGRQLRKRLESFDARCTMVGMSARDGVHGVDELPDLLPHHDVVVMMVPLTSRTRGMVDARFLAAMRDDAVLVNAARGPVVVTEALVAEVTAGRLRAALDVTDPEPLPSDHPLWTAPGVVVTPHVGGAVYGVRRRSYAVAAAEIARYAGGELPDNLVHGEY; this comes from the coding sequence ATGACGGTAACCGTGCTGGTCCCCGACGACGAAGGTGTCGCCGCGCTCTCCGAGGTCCCCCTCGTGCAGGCCGTGCGCTACCAATGGGGTGATCCGGTGCCGCCGGAGGCCGCGAAGGCCGAGGTACTCATCCCAGGCCGGCACCCGGCGGGTGACGAACTGTGGCGCGACCTGCCGAATCTCAAGCTCGTGCAGTTGCTGTCCGCCGGTGCGGACGACTGGATAGGTAAGGTTCCTGACGGAGTGCTGCTTTCCACCTGCCGCGGCGCGCACGGCGGCAGCATGGCCGAGTGGGTGGTCGCCGTGCTGCTGTCGATGTACCGGCGGCTGGACGTTTTCGCCGCGGCCCAGCGGGCGGCGCGCTGGGAACGGATGACCTCCGAGACGTTGCAGGGGCAGCACGTGCTCGTGGTCGGCGCCGGTGATCTCGGGCGGCAGCTGCGGAAGCGACTCGAATCGTTCGACGCGCGGTGCACGATGGTCGGCATGTCGGCGCGCGACGGGGTGCACGGCGTCGACGAGCTCCCGGACCTGCTGCCGCACCACGACGTGGTCGTCATGATGGTCCCTCTCACGTCGCGTACTCGAGGCATGGTCGATGCTCGTTTCCTGGCTGCGATGCGGGACGACGCCGTGCTGGTCAACGCCGCTCGCGGACCCGTTGTCGTCACGGAAGCGCTGGTCGCGGAGGTGACCGCGGGACGGCTGCGGGCCGCGCTCGACGTGACCGATCCGGAGCCGCTGCCTTCGGACCACCCGCTGTGGACGGCGCCCGGAGTCGTCGTGACTCCGCACGTCGGTGGCGCGGTGTACGGGGTCCGGCGGCGTTCGTACGCCGTGGCCGCGGCAGAGATCGCCCGGTACGCCGGCGGAGAGCTGCCCGACAATCTGGTGCACGGCGAATATTGA
- a CDS encoding PQQ-dependent sugar dehydrogenase gives MRTRFRWSAPLALLACGGLVLSGCASFDDTTAGQTFSPAPPPSPESPPQVQDPGDDSGKGPGSEPSQSSPTPVPPPQGCKDFDKAVIATCLDTVSAVAGLPGDGSSPTALAGERKTGRVLLATSGHDAASFAQLDVQAAGDGGLTGLALSPKYVEDQLVFAYITTPTDNRVVRFAKGQAPKPVLTGIPKGATGNRGAIAGDGHGALLVATGDGGNSAAAADPKSLAGKVLRIDASGKPAGDNPTPGSAVYASGLHAPGGLCGSSDGKRMWVTDQPGTGPDAVYRLQPGQTLSTPAWTWPEKPAVGGCTDFVDANGILAVASSTGLQNVPVSPDGAVTGKPTVSLDGKGKPPTTYGRLAGMSMISPQIAVAGTTNKDGGKPVSSDDRVVLIVITDTGGGQGKD, from the coding sequence ATGCGTACCCGGTTCCGGTGGTCGGCGCCGCTGGCCTTGCTCGCCTGCGGCGGCCTTGTGCTTTCCGGCTGCGCCAGCTTCGACGACACCACCGCGGGACAGACGTTCAGCCCCGCGCCGCCGCCGAGCCCCGAATCGCCTCCCCAGGTCCAGGACCCGGGCGACGATTCCGGGAAAGGGCCGGGCAGCGAGCCGTCGCAGAGTTCACCCACACCGGTCCCGCCGCCGCAGGGGTGCAAGGACTTCGACAAGGCGGTCATCGCGACGTGCCTGGACACTGTCTCCGCCGTCGCCGGCCTGCCGGGCGACGGATCGTCGCCGACCGCCCTTGCCGGCGAACGGAAAACCGGTCGCGTCCTGCTCGCCACCTCCGGCCATGACGCGGCATCGTTCGCCCAGCTCGACGTCCAGGCCGCGGGCGACGGGGGCCTGACCGGTCTGGCACTGTCCCCGAAGTATGTCGAGGATCAGCTGGTCTTCGCCTACATCACGACGCCGACCGACAACCGCGTCGTCCGGTTCGCCAAAGGCCAGGCGCCGAAGCCTGTGCTGACCGGGATCCCGAAAGGCGCCACCGGCAACCGCGGCGCCATCGCCGGTGACGGGCACGGCGCCCTCCTCGTCGCGACCGGCGACGGAGGCAACTCCGCCGCCGCAGCCGACCCGAAGTCTCTGGCGGGCAAAGTGCTGCGGATCGATGCCTCGGGAAAGCCGGCCGGCGACAACCCCACCCCCGGTTCCGCGGTTTACGCCTCGGGCCTGCACGCCCCCGGCGGCCTCTGCGGCTCGTCCGACGGGAAGCGCATGTGGGTGACCGACCAGCCCGGCACCGGCCCGGACGCCGTGTACCGCCTCCAGCCAGGTCAGACTCTCAGCACGCCCGCCTGGACCTGGCCGGAGAAGCCGGCGGTCGGCGGCTGCACCGACTTCGTCGATGCGAACGGTATCCTCGCCGTCGCCTCGTCGACGGGTCTGCAGAACGTCCCGGTCAGCCCGGACGGCGCCGTCACCGGCAAACCGACCGTGAGCCTGGACGGCAAGGGCAAGCCCCCGACGACCTACGGCCGGCTCGCCGGGATGAGCATGATCAGCCCGCAGATCGCCGTCGCCGGTACCACCAACAAGGACGGCGGAAAACCGGTCTCCAGCGACGACCGGGTGGTCCTGATCGTCATCACCGACACCGGCGGTGGCCAGGGGAAAGACTGA